One part of the Vicia villosa cultivar HV-30 ecotype Madison, WI unplaced genomic scaffold, Vvil1.0 ctg.004478F_1_1, whole genome shotgun sequence genome encodes these proteins:
- the LOC131642090 gene encoding exonuclease 1-like, with protein MGIKDLLRFMKPYVEPIHIKNYAGKRVGIDAYSWLHKGAYSCSMELCLDSDSERKLRYIEYFMHRVNLLRYYKVTPVVVFDGGNVPCKSATEKERNKKRNAYHDLAMAKLKEGNVNAASELFQRAVNITPLMAHKLIQTLKSENIEFVVAPYEADAQLAYLSNLETEKGGIAAVITEDSDLIAYGCPAVMFKMDREGNGERIELEKVFSAESCKPSFRSFDMKLFTGMCVLAGCDFLPSVPGIGVARAHALVSKYKNIDRVLSVLKFEKGDQMPEDYAKSFKDALAVFQHARIYDINTKELKHMKPLPENFLESLDENLDFLGPEIPSTIVKGIAEGNLNPSTKEAFDKSENSRLPLHPIDSQTIGQLKKREVSIQIKQENCFSVFGSQNINHAITRLSDKEKYSNEALALQKLIMPLGTNEAMKKTITCDKTPLKVPNNNPFRIRKQKEEVKVEEISIVSSVEYIGLDDYVSPSNSREKVSKNEEISVVSSVEYIDLDNYSSPQEKGSAKFAKKRKFENVCLDKVEAKDEEVSGVTEVECSNAESQESVKSKVKKSKISNSKKKGSNIRTILNFFSRV; from the exons ATGGGTATCAAAGATCTTCTCAGATTCATGAAACCTTACGTTGAACCCATTCACATCAAGAACTACGCTGGCAAACGT GTGGGTATTGATGCATATTCATGGCTTCATAAAGGAG cTTATTCGTGTAGTATGGAACTTTGTCTTGATTCTGATAGTGAAAGGAAATTGCGGTACATTGAATACTTTATGCATAGAGTGAACCTGCTTCGTTACTATAAAGTAACACCGGTTGTTGTTTTTGATGGTGGCAATGTTCCTTGCAAATCTGCAACTGAGAAAGAGAGGAACaa GAAAAGAAATGCTTATCATGATTTGGCAATGGCTAAGCTCAAAGAAGGGAATGTTAATGCTGCTTCAGAGCTTTTTCAG AGAGCAGTGAATATTACTCCTCTTATGGCTCATAAGCTAATTCAG ACTTTGAAATCAGAGAACATTGAGTTTGTTGTAGCTCCATATGAAGCAGATGCTCAGTTAGCATACTTGTCCAACCTCGAGACAGAAAAAGGCGGTATCgcagcggtgattacggaagatAGTGATCTGATAGCTTATGGTTGTCCAGCT GTTATGTTTAAGATGGACCGTGAAGGGAATGGTGAAAGAATAGAATTAGAGAAGGTTTTTTCCGCCGAATCTTGTAAACCTTCATTTCGGAGTTTTGATATGAAGCTTTTCACAG GTATGTGTGTTTTAGCTGGCTGTGATTTTCTTCCATCTGTTCCTGGCATTGGTGTTGCTCGCGCCCATGCCCTAGTTTCAAAGTATAAGAATATCGATCGT GTCTTGTCTGTTCTTAAGTTTGAGAAAGGCGATCAAATGCCCGAAGATTACGCCAAATCCTTCAAAGACGCACTGGCTGTATTTCAGCATGCTCGGAT ATATGATATCAATACTAAAGAGCTCAAGCACATGAAGCCTCTTCCAGAAAATTTTCTCGAGTCACTTGACGAAAACCTCGATTTTTTGGGACC CGAAATTCCCTCGACTATAGTCAAAGGAATAGCTGAAGGAAACTTGAATCCATCAACTAAGGAAGCTTTTGATAAGTCTGAAAATTCGAGACTTCCTTTACACCCCATAGATTCTCAAACCATCGGTCAACTCAAAAAACGTGAAGTTTCGATACAGATTAAGCAGGAAAactgtttttcagtctttggctctcaaaacatcaatcatgcaatTACAAGGCTTTCAGATAAAGAAAAATATTCAAATGAAGCATTGGCACTTCAGAAACTAATCATGCCATTAGGAACAAATGAAGCAATGAAAAAAACCATTACATGTGATAAAACTCCATTGAAGGTTCCTAACAACAATCCTTTTAGGATAAGAAAACAAAAGGAGGAGGTAAAAGTTGAAGAAATTTCCATTGTAAGCAGTGTTGAATATATCGGTCTTGACGATTACGTGTCACCGAGTAACTCTCGAGAAAAAGTGTCTAAGAATGAAGAAATTTCTGTTGTCAGCAGTGTGGAATATATTGATCTTGATAACTACTCGTCACCACAAGAAAAAGGGTCTGCAAAATTTGCAAAGAAAAGGAAATTCGAGAATGTTTGCTTAGATAAAGTTGAAGCGAAAGACGAAGAGGTTTCGGGAGTGACTGAAGTGGAATGCTCGAATGCGGAGTCTCAAGAAAGTGTTAAGTCCAAGGTTAAGAAATCGAAGATAAGTAACTCCAAGAAAAAGGGGAGTAACATTAGAACTATTCTGAATTTCTTTTCAAGAGTGTAA